From a single Brassica oleracea var. oleracea cultivar TO1000 chromosome C5, BOL, whole genome shotgun sequence genomic region:
- the LOC106295542 gene encoding thioredoxin M4, chloroplastic has protein sequence MASLLDSVTVTRVFSLPITSSISPASKVPSVSARRISPVPEFRGLKASRKSSVTQSASLGTNLGSRFARGGRIVCEAQDTTAAPVEVPNISDSEWQTQVLESDVPVLVEFWAPWCGPCRMIHPIVDQLAKDFAGKFKFYKINTDESPNTANRYSIRSVPTVIIFKDGEKKDSIIGAVPKETLEKTIERFVVE, from the exons ATGGCTTCCTTGCTCGATTCCGTCACCGTTACCCGCGTGTTTTCCCTTCCGATCACTTCCTCGATTTCACCTGCTTCAAAGGTTCCGTCAGTCTCTGCCCGGCGGATTTCTCCCGTTCCGGAATTCAGAGGTTTGAAAGCTTCCCGGAAGAGTTCGGTGACTCAGTCAGCGAGTCTTGGTACGAATCTCGGATCCCGATTCGCTCGTGGTGGAAGAATCGTCTGCGAGGCTCAGGACACCACTGCCGCCCCCGTCGAAG TACCAAACATCTCTGATTCAGAATGGCAAACACAGGTTCTCGAGTCAGATGTACCAGTATTGGTCGAGTTTTGGGCACCATGGTGTGGACCTTGCCGTATGATTCACCCCATCGTTGACCAACTGGCCAAGGACTTCGCAGGCAAGTTCAAATTCTACAAAATCAACACCGACGAGAGCCCAAACACAGCTAACCGTTACAGCATCCGCAGCGTTCCTACCGTGATCATATTCAAAGACGGTGAGAAGAAAGACAGTATCATTGGAGCTGTTCCTAAAGAGACGTTGGAGAAAACTATAGAAAGATTCGTGGTCGAGTAA
- the LOC106293948 gene encoding expansin-A12 gives MEMKGKYLVTVILLVGTLSVGMCSNGWIRAHATYYGVNDSPASLGGACGYDNPYHAGFGAHTAALSGALFRNGESCGGCYQVRCDYWADPKWCLRGAAVTVTATNFCPSNNNGGWCNLPRHHFDMSMPAFFRIARRGNEGIVPVFYRRVGCKRRGGVRFTMRGQGNFNMVILSNVGGSGAVKAVAVRGSRGKTWRQMTRNWGANWQSSGDLRGQRLSFRVTLLDRKTMTFLNVVPSSWWFGQTFSGRGQFL, from the exons ATGGAAATGAAGGGAAAATATTTGGTTACGGTTATTTTATTGGTTGGTACGTTAAGTGTGGGGATGTGTTCCAATGGTTGGATTAGGGCGCATGCAACGTATTATGGTGTTAATGATAGCCCTGCTTCACTTG GAGGAGCTTGTGGGTATGACAATCCATACCACGCTGGATTCGGAGCCCATACAGCGGCGCTAAGCGGTGCGCTATTCAGAAACGGCGAGTCGTGCGGTGGTTGCTACCAAGTGAGGTGCGACTATTGGGCGGATCCTAAGTGGTGTCTCCGAGGAGCCGCTGTGACGGTGACGGCTACAAACTTCTGTCCGTCGAACAACAATGGAGGTTGGTGCAATCTCCCTCGCCACCACTTTGACATGTCCATGCCCGCTTTCTTCCGCATAGCTCGCCGCGGCAACGAAGGCATCGTCCCCGTCTTCTACCGCCG AGTTGGGTGCAAGAGAAGAGGAGGTGTGAGGTTCACGATGAGAGGTCAAGGGAACTTCAACATGGTAATACTCTCAAACGTTGGCGGCAGTGGCGCGGTGAAAGCGGTTGCGGTGAGAGGATCAAGGGGAAAGACTTGGCGTCAGATGACTCGTAACTGGGGTGCCAACTGGCAGAGCTCCGGTGATCTCCGTGGACAGAGACTCTCCTTCAGAGTTACTCTTCTTGACCGCAAGACGATGACGTTTCTAAACGTTGTTCCTTCTTCTTGGTGGTTCGGCCAAACCTTCTCTGGTCGAGGCCAGTTCCTCTGA
- the LOC106295543 gene encoding uncharacterized protein LOC106295543, protein MSTWQSTQIMFWISFIRPYTCTLTENPKPFPSGYITSRHCHTHTNTKRSNMASASSSAARLLIRDGKSVASLLFRGRAAANLTENTGSAIRSLLLLNQTVVPSQYPVFSETFPVMQPGLGSCFIQEEAVSERRGKMEAGQGKRVVNNEGSSSSSEEETDFDIDMDDDEEFDDTDEEEDEEDEQIVKKKK, encoded by the coding sequence ATGTCCACGTGGCAGTCTACGCAAATAATGTTCTGGATTAGCTTCATCAGACCATACACGTGTACTCTAACGGAAAACCCTAAACCCTTTCCCTCTGGGTATATTACTAGCCGTCACTGTCACACACACACGAACACTAAACGATCAAATATGGCTTCAGCTTCATCATCGGCCGCGAGGTTACTCATCCGCGACGGGAAATCAGTGGCGAGTTTACTCTTCCGTGGACGTGCAGCAGCCAATCTCACGGAGAACACTGGATCGGCCATTCGGTCTCTGCTTCTGTTAAACCAGACGGTGGTGCCTAGTCAATACCCGGTTTTCTCTGAAACATTTCCGGTTATGCAACCCGGTTTGGGTTCCTGCTTCATTCAGGAGGAGGCTGTGTCGGAGAGAAGAGGGAAAATGGAAGCGGGTCAGGGAAAGCGAGTGGTGAACAACGAGGGCAGCTCTTCTTCTTCGGAGGAGGAGACAGATTTTGATATTGATATGGACGATGATGAAGAGTTTGACGATACTGACGAAGAAGAAGATGAGGAGGACGAGCAGATAGTGAAGAAGAAGAAGTAA
- the LOC106295540 gene encoding probable ubiquitin-conjugating enzyme E2 25 gives MEPEIAHPVASCSITLTPNKAPTSYVNGVEEQYEMQNGGGVDNKNKGKAIRLESQSDDEQPEGSASDCYDPGSSPLSDSLLDPDSLVYEDDDDYSDHYGYGIEDEIEDDHADDYVSEYQALFDAKEKEIPAGVEVAMDWLPSSETAKPSGSSSSSKKATTGSGIYLTPNNAYALPQKIHGFHYSGPALKYSSTHLGPKTDPGTVMGEAPVPAPASSGLSLQMSKKNPGYLGFASTRPHVEEVISAPNTYTVKRNVEDYLGKYLFFKKFDIVEDLVDHHYAAKGTTSKQHSKEWAKRIQEEWKILENDLPEQTIFVRAYESRMDLLRAVIVGADGTPYHDGLFFFDIFFPDTYPSGPPMVHYHSGGLRINPNLYNSGKVCLSLLGTWSGVQTEKWIPNESTMLQVLVSIQGLILNQKPFFNEPGYERMAGSLSGECQSNAYSEKIFLLSLKTMVYNMRRPPKYFEDFAYGHFLSSAHDVLKACNAYRNGAPVASLVRGNVKGGEESSERCSESFKKDVGAFVDTLLLKEFILLGVLGLEPEKEED, from the exons ATGGAGCCCGAGATCGCTCATCCTGTTGCTTCATGCTCGATAACTCTAACGCCGAACAAG GCACCAACTTCATATGTTAATGGTGTGGAGGAGCAATATGAAATGCAAAACGGTGGTGGTGTTGATAATAAGAATAAAGGGAAGGCTATACGATTGGAATCACAATCTGACGATGAGCAGCCTGAG GGATCTGCTAGCGATTGTTATGATCCTGGATCCTCTCCACTGTCAGATAGTTTGCTAGACCCTGACTCTTTGGTATACGAAGACGACGATGACTATTCTGATCATTATGGCTATGGGATAGAGGATGAGATCGAGGATGATCATGCAGATGACTACGTCTCCGAGTATCAAGCCCTTTTTGATGCCAAGGAGAAGGAAATCCCAGCTGGTGTGGAGGTGGCCATGGATTGGCTTCCAAGTTCGGAAACTGCTAAACCAAGTGGAAGCAGCAGCAGCTCCAAGAAAGCAACAACAGGAAGTGGAATCTATTTAACTCCAAACAATGCTTACGCATTGCCACAAAAAATCCATGGTTTCCATTACTCTGGACCAGCTTTGAAGTATTCTTCCACTCATCTTGGGCCTAAGACTGATCCTGGCACCGTGATGGGAGAGGCCCCGGTTCCGGCTCCAGCTTCTTCTGGTTTATCGCTTCAGATGTCCAAAAAAAATCCAGGATATTTGGGTTTTGCTAGCACTCGGCCTCACGTGGAAGAGGTTATCTCAGCTCCAAATACTTACACAGTTAAGAGAAACGTGGAGGATTATCTTGGCAAGTACTTGTTTTTCAAGAAGTTTGACATCGTTGAAGATCTTGTGGACCACCATTATGCTGCCAAGGGAACAACTTCCAAACAG CATTCCAAGGAATGGGCCAAAAGGATCCAAGAAGAGTGGAAAATTCTTGAGAATGATTTGCCAG AGCAGACGATATTTGTGAGAGCGTATGAGTCGAGGATGGATCTTTTGAGGGCTGTAATTGTTGGAGCCGATGGAACTCCCTATCATGACGGTCTCTTCTTTTTCGATATCTTCTTCCCTGATACATACCCTTCTGGCCCACCGATGGTTCATTACCACTCTGGTGGGCTAAGAATCAACCCGAATCTGTACAATAGTGGGAAAGTGTGTCTGAGTCTTCTCGGGACTTGGAGTGGTGTCCAGACGGAGAAGTGGATCCCCAATGAGTCTACAATGCTGCAGGTTCTTGTCTCAATCCAAGGACTAATCTTGAACCAAAAACCTTTTTTCAACGAACCTGGGTACGAGAGAATGGCTGGTTCTCTATCCGGGGAGTGCCAATCTAACGCTTACAGCGAGAAGATATTCTTACTTTCTCTCAAGACGATGGTTTACAACATGAGGAGACCACCCAAG TATTTTGAAGACTTCGCGTATGGGCATTTCCTCAGCTCTGCTCACGACGTGTTGAAAGCATGTAATGCTTATAGAAACGGAGCTCCAGTGGCGTCTTTGGTGAGGGGAAATGTTAAAGGAGGGGAAGAGAGTAGCGAGAGATGCTCCGAGTCGTTCAAGAAAGATGTGGGTGCCTTCGTGGACACGCTTTTGTTGAAGGAGTTCATTCTTCTAGGCGTCCTTGGTCTCGAACCAGAAAAAGAAGAAGACTAA
- the LOC106294772 gene encoding choline transporter-like protein 2, whose product MRGPLGAVIGRYTSSDGSEKDGIIKHNRKCRDITFLIIFIAFWVSMIVNSSFGFNQGNPLRLTYGLDYEGNVCGSKHRHRDLTKLELRYWLNPNQVYESGLKDGEHKLANARTICLLDCPAPSDDTLNWVCDYPDGEIRLKMGDWVDRNYDYFEFLTPEMRNSSLQLQGPCYPIIFPSVNVYWSCQYIARASNSSLRHWQQMGGVSIEEDMIIDKSIRRSLNSRASVLKRYVADIGKSWPVLIVCGGLVPLFLSIVWLLLIRHFVAAMPWITVVLFNMLLISVTIFYYLKAGWIGNDAVTPIIGEHDPYFHVYGRELTHVRGVAILMTFISVVAILTSIAIIRRILMATSVLKVAAKVIGEVQALIIFPAIPYAMLAIFYMFWLSAALHLFSSGQVVQNNCSNTNCCAYDLVLKKVNCDRCCGYSIRYTPHITVAIFFHLFGCYWATQFFVASSATVIAGSVASYYWAQGEEAASPEIPFLPVFASMKRLARYNLGSVALGSLVVSFVESVRFILEAIRRRTKVRGTTPDHWLGRMCYYTSRGCLKSVEWTLKSVNRNAYIMIAITGKSFCKSSAMATELIMNNIMRIGKVNVIGDVILFLGKLCVSLFSALFGFLMLDSHKYRDSHNKVSSPLLPVLACWALGYVVATLFFAVVEMSIDTIILSFCQDSEENQGNAQHAPSLLLETLDNNEEDVQRLTH is encoded by the exons ATGAGAGGACCTCTGGGAGCTGTGATTGGAAGATACACTTCAAGTGATGGGAGTGAAAAGGATGGGATCATCAAACACAACAGAAAGTGCAGAGACATCACGTTTCTCATCATCTTCATTGCCTTTTGGGTCTCAATGATTGTTAATTCCAGCTTCGGCTTCAACCAAGGCAACCCATTAAG ACTCACATATGGATTGGACTATGAAGGGAATGTGTGTGGGAGCAAGCACCGTCACCGTGACCTAACTAAACTTGAGCTTAGGTATTGGCTAAACCCAAACCAAGTTTATGAGAGTGGTTTGAAAGATGGGGAGCATAAGCTGGCTAACGCTAGGACTATCTGTCTCTTGGATTGTCCTGCGCCTTCGGATGATACTCTCAACTGGGTCTGTGACTATCCTGACGGCGAGATTCGTCTCAAGATGGGTGATTGGGTGGACAGAAACTATGATTACTTTGAGTTTCTTACTCCTGAGATGAGGAACTCGTCTCTTCAGCTTCAGGGTCCTTGTTACCCTATTATATTCCCTAGCGTGAATG TTTATTGGAGCTGTCAGTATATAGCCCGTGCTTCAAATTCATCACTGCGTCACTGGCAGCAGATGGGTGGTGTGAGTATTGAAGAGGATATGATCATAGACAAATCCATCAGAAGGTCATTGAATTCTCGTGCCTCGGTTCTAAAG CGTTATGTGGCTGATATAGGCAAGTCATGGCCAGTGTTGATTGTGTGTGGAGGCCTTGTCCCGCTGTTTCTATCCATCGTCTGGCTTCTCCTTATTCGTCATTTTGTTGCCGCCATGCCATGGATTACTGTTGTCCTCTTCAACATGCTTTTAATATCGGTGACTATCTTCTATTACTTGAAAG CTGGATGGATTGGGAATGATGCTGTAACACCTATTATCGGTGAGCATGACCCGTACTTTCATGTATATGGTCGA GAGCTGACTCATGTCAGAGGAGTCGCCATTCTGATGACTTTTATCTCAGTTGTTGCTATCCTCACTTCAATCGCCATCATCCGCCGTATCCTCATGGCAACATCAGTCCTCAAG GTAGCTGCTAAGGTAATAGGAGAAGTGCAAGCGCTGATTATATTCCCAGCTATACCATATGCAATGCTGGCCATATTCTACATGTTCTGGCTCTCAGCGGCTCTCCACCTCTTCAGCTCTGGTCAAGTTGTTCAGAACAACTGCAGCAACACTAACTGCTGCGCCTACGATCTCGTTTTAAAGAAAGTGAACTGCGACCGTTGCTGTGGCTACAGCATACGTTACACTCCTCACATCACCGTTGCAATATTCTTCCACCTGTTTGGTTGCTACTGGGCCACGCAGTTCTTCGTTGCGTCTTCTGCGACAGTGATTGCTGGCTCTGTTGCTTCTTATTATTGGGCTCAAGGGGAAGAAGCAGCGTCTCCGGAGATACCTTTTCTTCCTGTTTTCGCCTCGATGAAGCGGCTTGCGCGTTACAACTTGGGATCCGTGGCTCTTGGTTCGCTCGTTGTTTCTTTTGTGGAGTCTGTTCGGTTCATTCTCGAAGCTATTCGTCGTAGAACGAAAGTGAGAGGGACCACACCTGATCACTGGCTTGGGAGAATGTGTTATTACACATCACGTGGGTGTCTCAAAAGCGTTGAGTGGACTCTCAAATCGGTTAACCGCAATGCCTACATAATG ATTGCTATAACAGGGAAAAGCTTCTGCAAATCGTCTGCAATGGCGACAGAGCTGATCATGAACAACATTATGAGGATAGGGAAGGTTAACGTAATAGGAGATGTTATATTGTTTCTAGGGAAGCTTTGTGTTAGTCTCTTCAGTGCTCTCTTTGGCTTTCTGATGTTGGATTCTCACAAGTATAGGGATTCTCACAACAAAGTCTCCTCCCCTCTATTACCTGTCTTG GCATGCTGGGCTCTGGGGTATGTTGTGGCTACACTGTTCTTTGCGGTGGTTGAGATGTCCATAGACACAATCATACTCTCTTTCTGTCAAGACTCAGAGGAGAATCAAGGGAATGCTCAGCATGCTCCGTCGCTTCTACTTGAAACTTTAGATAACAATGAGGAAGATGTTCAGAGACTCACCCACTGA